The following nucleotide sequence is from Populus trichocarpa isolate Nisqually-1 chromosome 11, P.trichocarpa_v4.1, whole genome shotgun sequence.
TCTCTTGATAAAATTTGAGCAAGATCCAacgattggataaaaaattatgtcagTCAGGCTTTTCAAGTGATCCAATTGTGCTTATCATCTGGTCATATTGTAACATATTCATATCTGACTGTTCAAAACCCCCTACATCTCCAAGTCTGGTTAATTTGGAGTGAGGGGGCTACCCTAGTCATTGGTGGTAAGAGTGTCTGTCTGTTTCAACcatcaaaaaacattaattgatgCTTTTCGGTGGTTGAAATCGTTTCAACCACCGAGACaaacaaatcaagtttcaaCCACTGAGACAAACAAACCATAAAAGGAGACACATTCAATATGCTTGAGTGGAGGAGAGGTTCCAAACTAAGATACTTTCTTTCAAGACaaacaaaagagagaatttGACTAGATGAGTATTGGATCATTTAAAAGTAGAGTTTAGAGCGGACGAGAAGAAAATTTGACCGAgagattttctttctattgttgTGTTGATGTTGATTAGATAGAGTTTTGTTCTATCCTACCAAGAGCATCCTATTCAACTTGGTAGAAAACTATAAGGGTATGGTATTTAATATGCACACCATGTTAAGAACACATTAAAATACGTAGAAAATGTCATGTCTCATGACATGTCTACTCTTTATGAACTTCACAGCGTTACCTTTCacattgaaagtaaaaaaattcattgaagtTTGATTTTTGAGAGAGTAAATAAGAAAGAAGACACTCCAGCAatagacatttttttttggaataaaacTGGAAATAAGAGAATTAATGCTTTGCCATTTTGATAATGAACGTATGTtggaacaaaacaaaaggaggaaAGAAAGCATTCTTCATAGACAGAGCATTAGTTTtcctaaatgtttttgaaaacaatCTAAAAGTTGACACAACTCACTGGGACAAATTTAGAATCATAAAGGTTTGATGAAAACACTAGTGCTCTTGGTTGTTGTttagaagagaggaaaaaacaacaaaaaagtttCTAACAATTTCAAAGACTATTTTGTACtttcaattcctttttttagtaaaaaaattatttctgaaaaaaaattaatgaagacgAAATTGTGTCTATACTAGGCTAGATAACTATTATTGCCATTAGTTGTGAAAGGCTATTATCGAACAGGGGTGATGGGAAATTTCCTGATCCTTTCATTGTTAGACAGAAATTATCATCCGAACTCCAGAATATTTTTAGATGAGCCATGCAATACAGCATGAATTTTGCTTCATGAATCATGACACAGAATTATCAGACTTTGATTTGTGGGACCGACAAGGGTGGAGCCACAATTCAATGGGATGATTACTTTGTGTCATCATTCATGCTGTGCTTTCTACGAGAAAGCACTTTTCCTttgtacaaaaagaaaagataaattagTTTAACATGAACAAATTACGAAATCTTTAAGCATTttaagaatggaaaaaaaaagtctccGACTTACCTGTAGATTCCTTACTTGGTGTGGGCATCCAGCAGGTATAAATACAGCCTCTCCAACTCTTTGTTCAAATGTCCAGGCTTCAACTCCTAGTGTGCAAGCAAATCAAAGTAATTAACAACCAAAACAGCATATATTGGACTCAAAATGTCGAAAGCAAATAAAACCAATGCAATAGGATACTCACCGAATTCCTCCTTCAGTTTCCTTTTATGCTCCACAGTTAAATAGAAACATTGGTCATGAATTGGATGAACGACCTAATCATAACCAGCTAATTTTCAGTACTAGTGACAAAGAACTAggctaaaagaaaaaacaaaccaatGAATTTACCCGTTCTACAGGGGCACAGTAATTGTGCCTGAATTCTCTGTGGTGCTTTCTCAAATATTCCTCTAACTTGGGAACATCCTCCCTTCTGAAAATGTCCCACAAGGCGGCGCCACCTGTTTTGTCCATAGTCTCCACTTCCGAGGGCAAACCAGAAAGTGTAGCTCCTCTTAACACATCTTCAGTGTTCTCAAGTTGTTCATTAATTTCAGAGGGGGGCTTCTGTGGCTCTCTAATTTCTGAGACACCCATCTCTTCTTTCAAACTATCATTTCCCTGATCAAGTTCAATGTGAGGATTGTCTACCTTGTCTTGTTCTAAATATTCCTTCTCATCCTGAGCCCTGTGCTTCATTTTCAACAGCTCAATGGCGGAGCACTGTTCTTGACTTAATGCTACTTCAGCAGTATGTGTCAAAATATTTACCTACATCAGAGACCAAATTTTCCTCTGTTTAGAAAAAAGAAGGTATGGTTGCGTTAACAAGAAATCAACAAGAACAAATGATGTATTATGAACAATCAAGGCATTCAAAGCTCTGGCCTAATGAATGCTAAGCAGCTTAAGAGGCCAAAGCTTGCTCATTGTGCAAATTTGGACCAGAAATTCAGAGGAAGTTGCTATGAAAATTGAAAGCGTGTATTTTGGTTTGATGATAGACATTTGAGACATCATCACAGAAGTGCAATTCCAAGCACAACATTTCCATAAAGTTACACGTTACTTGTCACTTGATGCAGACAAAAGTCAAATGCCTGGACCATCTGGTTTCTTTGCCCAATAAAGAACCTGATACTACCAAGCAAACAGCACATCCTCCAACCAAAAGGCAAATTCTGTTCTCTCATCCTAAACTGAAAggaatataaaataatctaaagtaACAAACCTATGAATCCCCATGATTTATATGCCAGAGAACAACTTTGCTTGGAAAGGTGAGTGTTCACTTAAATTCATTATGGGACATCAAGatgtaaataattaatagaaatTTGAGCTTAGATAAATAGCCATTTTTGGAAAAAGGAATAGCTCATCATTCAAATAACCATCTTTTACTACACAAAATAAAGTGTTAGATCTATCAGACATACCGCATCTGACATGTCACAGTGAAGCTTGGTCACTGAGTCCCCTCTTCCAAGCTCTTCTCTTGTACCATATGCAATGTAAGTTTTTGGACCCAAATCTGGTTGCAGGTGATCTGCTGGAAACTTCACAGCAACATTAAGGATTCCAGCATTTGGATCACTGTATTCTTGAAATGGCAGTGCACTGTTAAACTCGTCACAGTGGCGTGGCAAAAGATTTTCGAATTTATCTGATGGAGGCCAGTCCTTGAGCTTAAGCATTTCAGGCCAAAAGTTATGATATGTTCTCCCTTCCGTGTAGCCTTTAAAAAACTGCCGGGTATTGATCTCCACCTgaatatttttacaaagtcaGTCTTCTGTGAGTAAAtgtaaaagtaaaatataaaagtttagtgCAAGAAATTCAGAAAGTATATGTGAAACATTATTTCTTTTCCAGCGCTTGTAAAGCAAAACAGGTGATTTTGCTCATCATGCAAATGGCTTTGATAAATGTTTGTGGCTGAAAAATAACTGCGAGGAAGGATATTGGAGCTGAACCTCGCAACAAGCCAGACAATCAATAGCCTTCACTTCAGACATTTTTGAACTAATATGTGAATCCACATTTTCACATAATGCACGCCACATGACCTTTGGCTCCCAGCTCAAATGAGTTGTCTGCTCGAGAACATCACGAACTATAACTGGCTCACCTTTAACCCAGTGCTTTTGGAAGTGAAAAAGTTCATACTCAAGAATATCCTTTGAAGCAGGACAATACAAGTAATTGTCCTCAGATCCTTCCCTAAAAGCTGCTCTTCTCAACACCCCTTCCCCTGCTTCATTACACTTGCACGTCAAACTTGCCTGTTCAGTATCACAGATTCCCAATAATTCTTCTGCCCTTTTTTTCAACTCTGCAACCCATCCCAGTGGAAGGATACGCTTTAGCTCCAATAAACAATCACCACAACCACCCAATTCTTGTGGAGGGCAAGAAATGCTCCCATCTTCACTGGCATTCCATGGTAGAACCAGAGACTCACTGTGGTCATAAGGATTTTGGTATTGACAAGGCAGTGGATCTCCACCATGCATATAATCAAAGCCTCTATCCACATACCAAAAACTTTTTTCAGCACGACTTGAAAGGCTTCCCTTTCGAATTTCTCGACAACAACTGAGGCATAGTTCATAAGCACATTTTCGACAGCTGCGATGGAAGTCAACAATGGAAGTGGCACAGTAGTTGCTGCCCAACAATCCCCAAGAGAAATGCAGTAAATGAGCTTTAATTCGAAAGAATGAAATCAGATGGTAATAACCTGTTCAGTGGAGAGAAGATTCTTACCAATAAACACGCTCATTGCTATAGCAAAAGTTCTCAGCTATATCAACAGGGAAATCTGGTTGCCATAAgcacatcaattttttttcagcAAAACAAAGTTTAACAGAAGAAATCATATGATCACATCAAATTCTGCAATAGCGAACAAAGGATACCTCCAATACCAGCCTCAATCTGAACTTCTTCAGTTTGTTCATCACAGATTTGTTCCAGAAAAGGAAGTAGTGACTTGATCAAATAATGCAGATGCCGAACCTTTTCATGGTTGGTGATATTCCTTTTGGATGTCTGGAGATGAGAAATATTATGCACTATTTACAAAATAGTAAAAAACACCCAaaggaaattttgaaaaaaaattactcctCCAGTTGCCAAGATGTCCAGTATTTAACATTATgccttttgcttcttttttttctccttttaatatCTTCGCAGATCAAAAGCaaggaggaaaaggaaaatacaACCAACCTTAATCAATCCACTCGAGTGCAAACACACATTGCAATTGcattttttacaacaaaatgGGCATTGTTCCGCAAATTGACCTTCTGTCATCTCAGGATACCTATAAACAACAAAAAGTCAAAGACAAAAGAATATCTAACTCCATCCATCCAAAACTAATCAGGTTGGAAAATATGATTGTTTTCAGAAACTTTACCATTGCTTGATGCACTGTATGCAGTACATTCTTTCACATTTCTTACAAACAACAAcagttcttctttcttttttcatgcaCTGATGACATAGTTTGATTTCTTGTCCTTTGGCCTGTTTGAAGCAAGAAATACTAGCAGCATTCAGCTACGATAAAAGGGGCCAGTCTCTCCCACAGATATGGcaacagaaaataaaacttaatgcAGCACCCAAACAAATTGAAAGGGTTACAATACCTTCACATTTCTCGCTGCAGACACACCATTGCTATAACCATCATGTTTTGAAACTGAAACTGATAAGCTAGAAGAAGCTGattctgaagaagaagaagcacagAAAGAAGAATTCATagaatctatatttttttctctggcCTCCTTCAGACTCCTCTCGTTCATCTCAGTAATTGAAATCCTAGTTCTTATTCGCTCTCTCATTTTTACAAGACAAATTGCTTCCAACACATCCTCTTCCGAGTCAACATCAAAACCTACACCTACAGAACTGCTTCTGCTACGCTTTTTTAAACCATTCTGCTGCCTCTTTGGAAACCCATTACTCTCCAAAAAGTCAGATTCCGTAACTGGCTTCACTTTTTTAGATGAAGTTTTTCTTCTCGCTCGAGGTGACCACTCATCACTACTATTTGACAACTCAATTTCTGAAGTTGACTTAATTTTCTTAGATGATGTTTTGACTCTTGTTTGAGGCAACTCACCATTACTCCCTGAAAATCCAACATCTGGGGTTAACGTAATTTTCTTAGATGAAGCTTTGCTTCTTGTTCCTAGACACTGTTGATCATCACTTTTCATTAATTCAATTTCTGAGGCTGGCTTAGTTTTATTAGATGAAGCTTTCCTTCTTGTTCCCAGACACCAATGATCATCACTTTTCAACAATTCAATCTCTGGGGCTGGATTAGTTTTCTTAGATGAATCTTTCCTTCTTGCTCCAAGAAACCACTGGTCATCACTTTTCGACAATTCAATCTCCGGGGCTGGCTTAATTTTCTCAGACAAATCGTTCCTTCTTTCCGAAGGTGAGCACTCCTCATCACTCTCTGAAAGTTCACTTTCCGCGGCTAATATAAGTTTCCTATTCGGAGCTTTCTTTCTCCTTCGGGGAGACCagtcatcatcatcactatctGATGACAATTGAATCACTTCCACTTTCTTACACGAAATCTTCCTTCTCATCTTAGATGCTACTACCTCATTAAACTTATTTTGCCGGGACTTCTTAACTCTTTCCCTTGTTTCATGCAATGAAAAATTCAAGGAAGCCCCTTGAAATCTcctaattttattatcatcatcccGGTTAATCCTAGACTTAGCAATCATTGCAGCCATTGTCTGTCActgcaaacaaaatcaaacacacaaaACCATCACTCTTCAGCCAAAGCACTAGAGTCAAAAATCTAAACTTTCCAGCTCTGTTgtttacataaaacaaaaaccccatcaaaagaaaacaatcccCACATTGCAAAATCTACaaaattctctttcttttctcattatacacacaaaaatcaaccgaaactgaaaaagaaaaaaaaaaaaaaaaaaactgaaccaaatTCACAGTAACAGATAGACTaaataaaacagagaaaaaaggtCTGCATTGACTTGACTTGGAGTCAAGTCAGCTAAAacagcataaaaaacaaaaccccataaacagaaaaacaaaattgaaatcatAGAAACACAGAATTGCATAAGCATACAGAAATCCAATCAAAACCCACCATCCTAATCCAATCAAAACCACAGAAAAAAGTTACATATCCAATACCAAGATCAGCAGAAGACCAAccattcaaacacaaaaaaagacagAATTTTGAAACTAACCTGATCATCAagcaaaaaactaaaaccaaagAGAATCAGATTCTGTGTTTCTTTATTCagtattgagaaaaaaatgaaaaagctgATGACTTTATGGTTAGGTGAATGAGTATTCGGGTGTATACGGGAGTGTTTGATAGAAGAGGAAAACAATGTaatatagattttgtttttcttgatatagaagaagaagatgacgaCGAAAGAGATGCAAATTCCCTTCGAAACAAAGGGACTGCTTCTCTAACGCTCGctgttttggtctttttattttatttcttttttgcctttttggTTTCATATAGTAATAGCATCTCCAATTGGAGATGctatattaaaaagttaaattaataaaataattttttatttatgtgcatttcaattttaataataaaaaatcatttaaaaaaaccgattatattttaatatattttatattaaactaattttaatataattatataactaatttagttattttttatataatataatcatgatattattaaatatataattaatataaataatttataaaattaatgaagtaatatgaaagttaaaagatataattttaagtttaaatttatttatataaatatttttaaattttagttttatatattactattaaaattttgaattttgaagatGAGACACATAGACTTTAAGAtttgcaaagtttttttttttgttctgtttttaaaaaaggaaaataaagaaaaaagatgttaCCTCGTgcgtgtgtgtctatatatatatatatatatattttcttttgtatttggtTGTTCTAGAGTGAAGTGTAGAAATAACATTTCAGAGTAAAATAAGACATTTTAGCTATTCACATAACTACCTGCTAGAgttgttaaaactaaaaataatatgtaaaaatatagttttttggttttggctATCCAGTTAGTTGGCTCTTGCGCTAGAGTTGATCAACAATGAATTATTTATgagtgataaaataaaaaaaacattatcaaacCCGACATCACCTTTATTAGCTCGATGATTTATCAGGAATctgatattaattttaaattacattAGATAAAAAAGACGTATATGAGATGTTTATCCATGAACTAATCAAGTTagtcaaaattgaatttttaaaataatataaatttattttatctaaatttataaaagttAACTTTTATAATTCATGAATCCAATCTGTTTAAAAACTTTGTATAACAGATAAGATTTTTGATAGTTTTGCTTCATAAGGCATTAGATTTTCCTTTTGTGGTTTGGATTGTTATATTAGGCTAAGCATAGCCATGTAAAAGGAAGGTCATGGAAAATTAAGGGTtcgtatttaaaaaaataaaatcaaccaatttttattttatctatttaattgtttgtatctccatttttttaaaaaaaattcatagtgtaaaaataacattactaaaacaataaatcaaCTCGATGATTTTATCCATCTAATATCGAGAGTATTAATTTAACATTGACAGACACTTTaggtgtgtgtgtctatatatatatatatatatatatatatattagattaacGTGGGTATTCAAGTTAGCTTGtgtgtacctcaactaattttacgagccctaaaattaacaactatataaGTTTCTAGTGACCCTGATATTTATAAGACTCGAACTATATTTTATAAGTTGCAATGGGGGACTAATTAATGATGGTATGGTGTTACTTTAactgaatttattattttcaactcTCTTTACCCTTATGTTTaggtatatattaattttataagttgtGTAGTGGGGCACTATATTTAATGATGGTATGGTGTtactttaattgaatttattattttcaactctcttttttttcttcaagaatttTTCCACCACATATATCACATATATGTTTgtatgtattatatttttttaaattaaaatcgaaaaaataaagaggacaTGCTTATCATTTACGTTAAATTTTTAGATCATAATAaggttaaatattaaaacatttgataagaaagaataataattagaaaGCGATTTAAATACTTAATATTTCTATGAAAAAGGAAAGGATCCCTCCAATATTGCCAAATCTACAGAGATCCCAGTTCAATGGATTCTATCAAGGAAGGATTAAAGGtgtatttaatttagaaaacaatattaaatagttataattaattaatattaatattcctTGATCTTaggaattaaaacaaaaccttGCGTGTCAAGGAACTGTTGCTTGTAAATTGTAACCGCAAGTCAAGGGCATTTAGATGCGTGGAAATCTGTGTTAAGTCACATCAAGACACACAGTTTAAGCTGTTTTTACACAGATGGCATCCAGTTCCCTAAGAAATCCTTTTGcacaaaaattgataatatttaaaaactcagATTACGCTGATCTTTCGGCTGTTATTAAATTTGACTTCGCCTAGTAAATTAATAAGACATGATCACACCGACTAGTTGAAGAATTTGTTTAGCGGTGggatattgattattttttaaagtgatttttattttaaaatatattaaaataatattttttattttttaaaaattatttttaacatcagcacattaaaataatctaaaaatataaaaaaaatattaatttgaagtaaaaaaataaaaataaattaatttttttaaaaaaatatttctgaaaCGCAATATTAGACACACCCTAAGTATAAAAAACATGAGAGTTAACCTAAATTGAATTTAAGCTCGGCgataaatttatgatatttttaactttattaaaattttatttttaaaaaaatttaaaataatatcattttaaattaaaaaataaagtgatttgattgatttaaatCAATATGGTTAATCTGTTTAATCTATGATGAAGttaaagtatatttttcattacaatttataaatcaaatatcttttcttcttgtaatttaagaaaatttaatttaaaaaaaataaaaaatatatttaaaccaCTAAACCTATCTTGTTTTTAGTTTATTGGATTacattgttaaaaaagaaaagaaaagaaaaactagatgGATTATGAGAAATTTTGTACTGCTTAAAGAATAATTAGTGatattctattaattattttttagatttattttatttaaaaaaaatacaaggttaGAGAAAGAAATCTTAGATGAAGATATTCTTATCACTTTTTGGTGgatgatgaattttattttctatttttttttatgtttatttcttttggacttagaaaataattaacatgataTCACTAATTATTCCTTGATTATCATTAAATTTTCCTCATATTACATTACTTGATTAACTTAATTAACTTAATAGTTTGTTGGACCAacctaataaattatataatttaagcatttttgttgtatatatattatgaatgaTCATCACGTGGGATGCTCGAAGGCTAAAAGcagagaaaaatacacaaaggtAATGCCTAATCCAGCTGTCTCATGTCATTGCAATATGCCATGCAATGAGATGTTGGCTTGTAAGTTTCATACTTCAGGCTCTACTGTTCTATCTTCATCGGATAAAGCCGGTGAGGATGATCTACTTCTTATTGCTGGTGTATTTCTTTGCGATTGGCGAACTGTAGGCACTAAAACACTGTCACTATCAGTTTCTAACTTTTCGCTCAGATACTCGGCACAATCATCATCACCACCTTTGAAAACTGGATGGATATATGCATTCTGAAGGTAGgatttgaaattaaagttcagAGAACTTGATCGTTCCAGGGTATCTTTCATCATTGCTTCCTGAAAAACCAGAACCCAAGACAGCATTAGTATTCTGCAGCATTTGACTCATTTTGTTTTGACCCAAATCATCTCCTCATTAGTGCATAAATGCTTGAATTTCATCAACAACAGCAAAGCCTTAATCCTGGACTAGTTGGGGGAGGTTATATGGATCCTTTTGCGATTCCGCAAGATTATTTGACAAGCATCATGATAGAATCAATTGTCTACAACTAGTTATAGACACGCACAACCTTTTTTTTCGTGTGTCAAATGCTAGCAATAGGTAATTCTATCTTGACATCTCCTATAATAATTTCAGATGGATATAAGAAATGATGAGCATTATGCAGGAAAATCAATGGAAACTAAAAGGGGATTTACAGAATAAATCAATACTCGAACTGACAAGAAAAGCATCAACTCTGCTATATGCAAACAGTCACAAACCTGCAATGGATATGCGACAAATGCAGATCTGTAGCGGATGTTGCAGAAGATATGGAATCATATAGTGAGTACAGGAAGAGCAATGGCAAATGGTGTTGACTGGGAAGCTTGCTTTGTACTCAACAGTCCCATCATAAGCAGCTGTGAGATTACAAGTGCAGTAATAATACGCCCATGGACAGAAGGCTAGAATGCGGCGCCACTTTCATACTCTTGGCTGTAAACATTTATGATCTGCATAAGTACAAATtgagatggtgagattcaaaatCCTAAGCACTTGGTTATTAAGGCATTGTTACCATGACAGGTTAACCTATGTGAGGtcttaaaaatagttttatatatgACTCTGTAACAAACCAAAAGGATGGAATCCTTACCTGATGACGGAACACTACGTAAGAAAAGCTGAAGAAAATAACTATAAATGGAAGGAGAATAGGCGTGACTGCTGCGTTTACAAGCCCCAACAGAAATTATAACTGCATACGGGGTTCGCTGGTGTTGAAACCAAGACTACCAGCATCCATTGCCTCTTGCCTGTCTTTCTCAGTCTTCACCAAAAAGATATTCTTCAAGTGGTAAATTATCAGTGGTTTCAGCATTAGAATTTCTCCAGCCATTCCAGCCCATCCATCAACCATTAAATAGGTTATGAAGAAAGTTGCTTTCATTGGAATAGCTACACTGATTGTTTCAGGAATTCTGCACACAGGGAATGTGCaagaaatacataaataaagaaaacactTCACTGAAATTGTAGAGGAAATGCTGAGGGTAGAGTATGAACAGAATTCTGAGAATAACATACTTGCTAGCAGACTGATGACTGATTGATAAAAGAATTTAGCTGTTCGAACACAGCCCCGGTGAGTATGCTTCCAAGGAACACATcaataatgatgaaaatgtaATATCTCATTGCTGATATCCTTTCCAAAGATGATAGAGACATGAAGCCTTCCAATTTAGACATCATCATCAATACTGTCGGCAGGAAGGTGAGAAAGAGTTTCAGTGCAATCCCAGGTAGAAATCCTTGGGCAACTGATTTGATAAATTctctgcataaaaaaaaagaagcaatcaGTAATTTCTAAGAAGGGAATCTTGCAACTAAGTGATAAAGCATTGTGATGAAAGGAAACTCACATTTCAATAACAGGCTTCAAAAAGGGAAGGTTTTTCTCAATTCCCTCAATGCTTGCTAGAGATTGTACAAATGCAATAGGGATCAAGAATAAGAaggcaagaaaaaagaatgaaactCCAACTATCAGCCTCCTAACAGAAAGTGACACATATGGAATGGCTAAGTTTTCCCAATACACATCGCGAGGCTCAGGAGCCCACTCTGTTAACCACAAAGTTGGATTTCTTGATTGTTGAGTTTGTGCACAAAACGCTGCACCCCATCGAGTCTTGAACGAAACGAATGCAGCTGGCATGATAGAATTCGGATCATTTAAAATCTTTTCCCTAT
It contains:
- the LOC112323367 gene encoding lysine-specific demethylase JMJ26 isoform X2, encoding MAAMIAKSRINRDDDNKIRRFQGASLNFSLHETRERVKKSRQNKFNEVVASKMRRKISCKKVEVIQLSSDSDDDDWSPRRRKKAPNRKLILAAESELSESDEECSPSERRNDLSEKIKPAPEIELSKSDDQWFLGARRKDSSKKTNPAPEIELLKSDDHWCLGTRRKASSNKTKPASEIELMKSDDQQCLGTRSKASSKKITLTPDVGFSGSNGELPQTRVKTSSKKIKSTSEIELSNSSDEWSPRARRKTSSKKVKPVTESDFLESNGFPKRQQNGLKKRSRSSSVGVGFDVDSEEDVLEAICLVKMRERIRTRISITEMNERSLKEAREKNIDSMNSSFCASSSSESASSSLSVSVSKHDGYSNGVSAARNVKAKGQEIKLCHQCMKKERRTVVVCKKCERMYCIQCIKQWYPEMTEGQFAEQCPFCCKKCNCNVCLHSSGLIKTSKRNITNHEKVRHLHYLIKSLLPFLEQICDEQTEEVQIEAGIGDFPVDIAENFCYSNERVYCNYCATSIVDFHRSCRKCAYELCLSCCREIRKGSLSSRAEKSFWYVDRGFDYMHGGDPLPCQYQNPYDHSESLVLPWNASEDGSISCPPQELGGCGDCLLELKRILPLGWVAELKKRAEELLGICDTEQASLTCKCNEAGEGVLRRAAFREGSEDNYLYCPASKDILEYELFHFQKHWVKGEPVIVRDVLEQTTHLSWEPKVMWRALCENVDSHISSKMSEVKAIDCLACCEVEINTRQFFKGYTEGRTYHNFWPEMLKLKDWPPSDKFENLLPRHCDEFNSALPFQEYSDPNAGILNVAVKFPADHLQPDLGPKTYIAYGTREELGRGDSVTKLHCDMSDAVNILTHTAEVALSQEQCSAIELLKMKHRAQDEKEYLEQDKVDNPHIELDQGNDSLKEEMGVSEIREPQKPPSEINEQLENTEDVLRGATLSGLPSEVETMDKTGGAALWDIFRREDVPKLEEYLRKHHREFRHNYCAPVERVVHPIHDQCFYLTVEHKRKLKEEFGVEAWTFEQRVGEAVFIPAGCPHQVRNLQRFYGRCSTRDQLALRLTSRRPSKNLAQKLLSTSSHPKI
- the LOC112323367 gene encoding lysine-specific demethylase JMJ26 isoform X1 encodes the protein MAAMIAKSRINRDDDNKIRRFQGASLNFSLHETRERVKKSRQNKFNEVVASKMRRKISCKKVEVIQLSSDSDDDDWSPRRRKKAPNRKLILAAESELSESDEECSPSERRNDLSEKIKPAPEIELSKSDDQWFLGARRKDSSKKTNPAPEIELLKSDDHWCLGTRRKASSNKTKPASEIELMKSDDQQCLGTRSKASSKKITLTPDVGFSGSNGELPQTRVKTSSKKIKSTSEIELSNSSDEWSPRARRKTSSKKVKPVTESDFLESNGFPKRQQNGLKKRSRSSSVGVGFDVDSEEDVLEAICLVKMRERIRTRISITEMNERSLKEAREKNIDSMNSSFCASSSSESASSSLSVSVSKHDGYSNGVSAARNVKAKGQEIKLCHQCMKKERRTVVVCKKCERMYCIQCIKQWYPEMTEGQFAEQCPFCCKKCNCNVCLHSSGLIKTSKRNITNHEKVRHLHYLIKSLLPFLEQICDEQTEEVQIEAGIGDFPVDIAENFCYSNERVYCNYCATSIVDFHRSCRKCAYELCLSCCREIRKGSLSSRAEKSFWYVDRGFDYMHGGDPLPCQYQNPYDHSESLVLPWNASEDGSISCPPQELGGCGDCLLELKRILPLGWVAELKKRAEELLGICDTEQASLTCKCNEAGEGVLRRAAFREGSEDNYLYCPASKDILEYELFHFQKHWVKGEPVIVRDVLEQTTHLSWEPKVMWRALCENVDSHISSKMSEVKAIDCLACCEVEINTRQFFKGYTEGRTYHNFWPEMLKLKDWPPSDKFENLLPRHCDEFNSALPFQEYSDPNAGILNVAVKFPADHLQPDLGPKTYIAYGTREELGRGDSVTKLHCDMSDAVNILTHTAEVALSQEQCSAIELLKMKHRAQDEKEYLEQDKVDNPHIELDQGNDSLKEEMGVSEIREPQKPPSEINEQLENTEDVLRGATLSGLPSEVETMDKTGGAALWDIFRREDVPKLEEYLRKHHREFRHNYCAPVERVVHPIHDQCFYLTVEHKRKLKEEFGVEAWTFEQRVGEAVFIPAGCPHQVRNLQSCTKVAVDFVSPENIRECLRLTEEFRQLPVNHRAREDKLEIKKMIIYAIDKAIIDLQELTKSQH